The DNA window GGAAGGCCAGCCTGCTCATGGTGGAGTCCCTCACGGGGATCACCAACATCGTCGACTGCGACTCACACCTCGCCGAGCAGCTGCGTCCTCCGGAGTGCAACCTCCCGCCTCCCTAGGCGCAGCGCGCGGGCGCTGAAACACCACGGGCCCGTACCTGTCTCCAGGTCCGGGCCCGTGTCGTTATCAAGCCACTACGTCGCCAGCGCCTCGCGGCACTTGAGGCACACGTCGCCGCCCTGCCCCACCGCCTCCGCGTACGTCCAGCACCGCGGGCACTTGTGGCCGTGCGCGGGCTTCACCTCCGCGAACACCTTCACGCCGTCGCCAAAGGCTCGCGTCACGTCCAGCGCCGTCGCCTCGGCGCCCTCCGCGTCCACCAGCTCCACCTGGCTGGTGATGAAGAGGCCGGGCAGCTCGTCCTGGTGCGCCTTCAGGAACTCACGCACCGGCGCCGACGCCGTCAGCAGCACCCGCGCCTCCAACGATGCGCCGATGCGCTTCTCCCGCCGCGCCACCTCCAGCACGCCCTGCACCGCCGCTCGCAGCGCGAAGAGCTTCGCGTAGCGCTCCGCCAGCGCGGGCTCCAGCTTCGCGCCCGGCTCCGGGAAGCCCGCCAGGAACACGCTCTCCTCGCTCTTGCCCGGCAGGAAGCCCCACGCCTCCTCGGCGGTGAAGCTCATCACCGGCGCGAGCAGCCGCAGCAACACGGACGACACCTCATGCAACACCGTCTGCGCGCTCCGACGTCCCTTCCCGTCCGTCCGCCACGTGTACAGACGGTCCTTCAGGATGTCGAAGTACACCGCCGACAAGTCACCGGCGCAGAAGTCCACCACCGTCGCGTAGACGAGGTGGAACTCATAGTCCTCGTACGCCTGCTTCACCCGGGCCACCACTTCCGACAGCCGGCCCAGCGCCCACTGGTCCAAGGGCAACAGCTCCGCCCGCGCGACGGTGTGCTTCGCCGGGTCGAAGTCATACAAGTTGCTCAGCGCGTAGCGGACCGTGTTGCGAATCTTCCGGTAGCCTTCCGACAGGCCCTTGAGAATCTGGTCCGACAGGCGCACGTCGTTGCGGTAGTCACTCGCCGCCACCCACAGACGCAGCACCTCCGCGCCGTACTGCTGGATGATCTTCTCCGGCGCCACCACGTTGCCCAGGCTCTTCGACATCTTCTCGCCCTTGCCGTCCACCACGAAGCCGTGCGTGAGACAGGCCTTGTAGGGCGACACATCGCGAGTCCCCACCGCCACCAGCATGGACGAGTGGAACCAACCCCGGTGCTGGTCACTGCCCTCCAAGAAGAGGTCCGCGGGCATCCGCTGCCGCCGCTCGAGCACCGCGGAGAACATGCACGCCGAGTCGAACCACACATCGAGGATGTCCGTCTCCCGACGGAACTCACCCTTGCCACACCGGGGACACTGGAAGCCTTCCGGCAGGAAGTCCTTCACCGGCGTGCGGTACCACACGCCCACGCCCTCCTTCTCCACCGCCGCCGCCACCTTCTCCATCAGCTCCGGCGAGACGAGCGCCTCGTCACAGCCCTCGCAGTACGCGATGCAGATGGGCACGCCCCACGTGCGCTGACGGCTGATGGTCCAGTCCGGGCGCGTCTCCAACATGCCTCGGATGCGGCTGTGCCCCCACGAGGGCACCCACTTCACCTTGTCCACCTCCGCCAGCACCTCCTGACGGAACGTCTTCTCCCCGTGGAAGGGACCATCCATGGGGATGAACCACTGATACGTCGCGCTCAGGATGATGGGGTTATGGCACCGCCAGCAGTGCGGATAGCTGTGCGCCACCGTGTCCTTCGCGTCGTTCAGCAGCGCGCCCTTCTCCACCAGGAGGGCGATGACGAGCGGGTTCGCCTCGAAGACACGCTTGCCCGCGAGCGCCTCGCCCACCGTGTCGTCATAGCGGCCATCCGGACGCACCGGGTTGTAGATGTCCAGCCCGTACGACAGGCCGACCTCGTAGTCCTCCTGGCCATGCCCCGGCGCCGTGTGCACCAGGCCCGTACCGGCATCCAACGTGACGTGCTCGCCCAGGACGATGCGGCCGCGCCGCTCGTAGAAGGGGTGCTGGTACGTCAGGTGCTCCAGGTCCGCGCCCTGCGCGTACGCGAGGATGCGCGACGGGTCCACCATCGCCGCCGCGGACACCTCGCCGCCCGGCAGCGCCACGTTCTTCACCGCCAGCTCGTCGGACTTCACCTCCGCCAACACCTTGGGCAGCAGGTCCTTCGCCACGCAGATGACGCGCGCGCCCAGTTGGTAGAAGACGTACTCCAGCTCCGGGTTGACGGCGACGGCCAGGTTCGCCGGCAGCGTCCACGGCGTCGTCGTCCAGATGGCGAAGGCGACCTCGTGCCCCTTCAGCGCGGGGACCCGCTCGGCGAGTTCAGCGCCCGCGGGGAAGGCCACGTAGACGGACGGAGACTCGTGCTCCTCGTACTCCACCTCCGCCTCGGCCAGGGCCGTCTGGTCCTGGAGGCACCAGTACACCGGCTTCTTGCGGCGGTAGAGCATGCCTCGGCGCGCGAAGACGGCGAGCTCGCGGATCTCCTGCGCCTCGTAAGAGAAGTCGAGCGTCTTGTAGGGCGCATCCCATGAGCCAAAGACGCCCAGCCGCTGGAACTCCGCCTTCTGGATGTCGATGAACTCGAGCGCGTACTCGCGGCACTTCTCCAGGAAGACGTCGCGCGACAGGGTGCGCTTGTCCACCTTCTTGTCCTTCAGCCGCTTCTCCACCGCCTGCTCGATGGGGAGGCCGTGCGTGTCCCAGCCCGGGATGAAGTCGCACCGGCGTCCCACCCCGTTGCGGTACTTCACCACGATGTCCTTGAGGACCTTGTTCAGCGCATGGCCCGCGTGGAGGTGGCCGTTGGCGTACGGCGGACCATCCGGGAGCACGAAGGGCTCACCGGCGGCGTTCTTCTCCAGAATCTTCTCCCAAATCCCCCGCTCCCCCCACCAGCCGAGCATCCGGGGCTCGAGCTGCGCCAGATTCCCCTTCATCGGGAAGTCCGTGCGTGGAAGGTTGACCGAGTCCTTGAAGTCCTTGTCCTGGGAGGGCGTGTCGCTCATGTCGACAGCGCCCGTAACATGCCGGGTACAGCGCTTCAATCGGTGGAGGGGCGCACCTCGTCGGGAGACACCGTCCGCCGCACGACGATGACCGACAGCTTGCCTTCCTTGGCCGGCCCCATCTTGAGCGCAATCTCGTCATTGCTGGAGCGGAAGACGAGCGGGTCCACTTCCTCGAAGCCCGCCTGGGCCAGCTCGTTGCGGTAGTAGACCTCCACCTCCTGCTGCCGGGCGCTCACCGAATAGACGAGCGTGCGCGCGCCCTCCATCTCCGTCTGCATCAGCCCCGCGCCACCGGGATACACCGGCGCCACCGTCGACTGCTGACGCGGCGCCTGGGACAGGTCCGCCTGCCCGAGAAACACCGTGGTCGTCCCGTCTGGATTCGGCTGGAGGATGGCCGTGTACGAGATGAAGGCGCGCGTGTCGATGGCGGTAATCATCGGCTCGCGCAGGAACTGCGGCTGCTCCGCCATGGGCGGGATGTGGAAGCCCCACAGCGCGAAGCGGTCCACCATCTTCGAGAGGATGACCTCCGGCTTCTCCTTGCTGCGCACCGCGCTCAGCTTCACGGGGATGCCGCTGGAAATGACCGGCACCGACACCTCCACGACCCCCACCACCCCAGGCACGTCCCACGTGAAGGGCAGGCGCTGCGCGGCGGCGGGTCCCGCGAGCAACACCAGCCCCACCACCACGCTCCAGGTCCACGACTTCACGTGTGTCATCACGAGCCTTCTTGGATGGGGGCCGGCTCACCCCTGCGCTTGCGAGGCCGCTTCCCCGTCGCGGGCTTCGCGCAGCCCTCGGAGCACTCCCGAACCTTCTTCTCGACCTTCTCCTGGCAGCGCCTGGCACAGGAGCGGTAGGGGCCTGATTGCTCCGGGTCCGTGAGCTCGGGGCACTTGTTCATGCATCGTTGCAACGTGTCATCCATCTTGAGGACACAGTCCGTGTTGCACGTCGGCCCGTCCGCCATCGCCAGCGGCGCCGCCAGCAGGACCAGGAGCCCCGCCATCCATCGCCACCGCTCAATCACAGTCCAACCCCAGGAAGCAGCCGCCGTCACGCAAGCGATTGACATACGCCGCGCCGTAGTACCCCGAGGTGCCTGCGACAACCGAACCGGGCGACGTGGGCCAGATGAGGGAGATGGGGTCCCTGAGCGGCATCACCTGGATGAAGTTGGTCTCCTCGCCCGCGGCGCTGATCCAGAAGGTCTGCTCCTTCATGCCCAGCCCCACCATGGCGAGTGCCGTGAGGGGCAAGGGGTTGATGTACAAGGCGGCTTCCGCCAGGGCGCTCGCGCCAAGGGGGATGGGCAGCGACGTGGGCGTATAGGTGGACCACGCGGCCGCATGGAAGGCCGGGTTGGTGCAAGGAAAGAGCTGGTCCTGCTTGGCGATGAGGCAGGTGGGTGACTCCCGCTCTCCCGCAAGGCCCCAGTCATCCACGAGCATGGCGAAGCGCCCCGTGCAGGTTCCTCCCACGGGACGACCCACCGCGCAGACCTGCATGGTGGAGATGGAGTCCTCCAGGTGCTTCTTCTTGTACAGCGCGCCTTCCGAACCATCGTCGAGGAAGGACGAAGGAAAGCGCCAGGCGCTCAACGTGGCCTGGGCTCCACACGCCGTCCCTCCATTGTCCCGGTAGACAGGCCGCGTCAGGACGGCCCCGGCCCAGCCCACCCCCACGTCCATGCCGCAGCTCACCTGCATGCCCGTGCCCTGCGTGAAGACCTGGGTGATGCGGCCCCCGCCCTGCGCGGAGGACAGCCCCTTGAAGTCCGAGTAGCGCGCCTGCGCGTTCGCGGCGGCGCTCCTCATGGAGCCACCCGCCTGGCTGTAGGAGGCGGGGATGAAGTGCATCTCTCCATGCGTCCCATCCCATAGCGCCGAGACGGCGGCCTCCTGGACCTTGAGCGACAGGAAGCCCACCTCCGCCAGGTGGATGCCGAAGACGATGATGGTGACGAAGAGCGTGGCGCCGATGGCCGCTTCCAGCAGGGCCTGCCCTCGCGCGCGACGGGAAGTGACACGACGAGCAAGACGCGTGGTCATCGTTGAAGCCCCTTGAAGCCCGCGTTGCGCAGCTCCTCGAAGGTCTGTGCAGCCACGGGGGAGCTGAGGCGCAGGGTGTTCACCGCGTCATCCACGCCCGTGTTGTCGATGGTCGCGCCCACCAACGTCGCGCGCCAATAGGGGTTGAGGAGGTTGGGCGGCTCGGACCAGTGGTTGATGCCCGCGCTCCCTCCCCGGTGGTAGTAGGCGATGCCCGTGGAGAGCGCCGTCTGCGTCCCATTGGGCGTGCCGTCCTCCAGCGTGAAGCTCCTGGAGTCATACACGTTGCCCGCGCCCCCCTTCTCGAAGCGATAGCGGAAGGAGAGGTCCCACGGGTCCAGGGCCCGTGCCTGCAAGTCGCGCTGGACCACGGCGAAGTTCTTGGGCTGTCCATAGACGTTGCCCTCACCGTTGAGCAGCCGGAAGGGGTTGTAGTCGAGGAACGGCGGCCAGATGCCGGGGCAAGACGAAACGCCGCCCAGGCAGGGCACCAGGAAGTGATTGAAGGGGTCGCCACCGGGCGGTCCTCCCGTCCATTTGTGCTCGGGCATGGGGAAGCCCCCGGAGTTCACCAACGAGGAGGAGATGGACTGGACTCCCGCGACACTCGCGGGACAGGCCACGGGATTTCCCCCATGCAGCAGGTGGTCGTACATCCAGCCAATGGAGCCCCGGTCATCCGCGACAATGGCCGGCGCATAGGGAGGCAACCAAGGCATCTGGCGCCCCTTCTTGCCGAAGTACGTCGTGCCGTTGGTGTTGGGGAGAATCAGCACCTCGTCCGGGAACCAGATGAGGTAGTCCAGGTTGGCTTGATGGATGGCGTAGTGCCGTTCCTTCGACACCACCTGTCTGTGCGTGACGAAGGTGAAGCCGCGGCTGCCCATGGCCGCGTTCACCGCATGCGCCACGGTCAAGGGAAGGTCGCAGACCGCGCCATCCCCCGAGCACAGCGTGCCGCCACTCAGCTCCTTCTTGTTGACGTTTCCAATCGCCGGAACCTTCCAACTGGCGTCGTTGCCATGCTTCCCCGCGCCCATCGCGTTGCCGACAATCCGGTTGGCGAAGGTCTGGTTGTCCAGACGGTCGCGCAGGTCGCGGTAGACGTCCTGCTGCGCGGCGTAGAGGGCGCCCTGGGCAATCTGATGCCCGAGCATCTGCATCCGCACCATGAACTCCATGGACTGGAAGACGGCGTCCACGCGAAGCTTCTCCGCGCGCAGCTTCGCCTGAAGCATGCTCAGGTCCGCCAGCCCCTTGATGCCGCACTTGCACCGCGCCTTGCACCACGCGTTCTTCCAGGCGCAGGGGCACCCGGTGTTCTTGGCGATCTGGTAGGGCGTCTTGCCAATCCCAAAGCCCGTGTTGGCCGCGTTGAGCTCCGCGCGGTAGAGCGTGGCCCAGCTCACCAGGCTGGTGGCGCCCGCCTGCGCCACCGCGTGGCCAATCTGCGCGCGGTTCATCACCGCGATGTTGTTGAACGTGCGCGCGGTGGCCACCGCGTTGGAGTACGCCGCCGCGTCCGTCACCGTCTGCAGCTCGATGCGCTCACGCACCTTCATCGCGAAGGAGACCGTGAGCGTGGCCATCAACACCATCAACAGGGTGCCCAGGACGAACAACACCATCGTCTGACCGCGTACGAGAGTTCGCTTCATCGGGGGCAGTCCATGGAAGCGAAGTGGCGCCGCTTGGTGGGCGTCAGCATCCGCATGGTGAAGGTGGTCTCGATGGGGAACACGTACTGCTGCCGGGCCACACGCGAGGCGAGCTCGGAGCGGATGTCTCCCGCCACCGTGATGGGATTCGAGAACTCCCCCTGGTTCCAGTTCGCGTCCTTCTCCGCGAGGATCAACGGATTGGCCGCCCGGTAGTCCTGGATGCCCATCTGCGCCATGAACATGCGCGACATCACCCAGTTCGCGAACGGGATGCGCAGCGGGTACCAGTAGATGAGCTGCACCTCCAGTCGCCGCAGGTGCCCCGGCTCGTCGAACTCCTTGTCCTGCGGGCTGCCCACCCCACCACCGATGATGGCCCGGTTGATCCACACGATGCTTCCCGTGTGCACCCCGTCCAACCCCGCCTGGAAGCGGTTGTCCCGGCGCGCCCGGAACGCCGCCGCCAACCGCGCTGGCGCTCCACCACCGCCGCCGTGACGCACTTCGTCAGTGCTGCTCGACAGGCCGAGGAAGGAATGAAACGAAGGTATCAACGCGAGGATGGCCGCGTGCGTCATCCGCTCGCATTCGCCATGCGCCACGCTACCCGCACGGGTGGCTTGGAACGCCGCGTAATGCGCGAGCACCCTCGCCTGCAACATGAGGAACAATTGCAACGTGCCCAGCAACAGGAACACGACGAGGGGAAGCGTCAACGCCGCCTCTACCATCGCTTGTCCTGACTGGCCCTGGTTTCCGCGAGGGTCGGAATTCATGGCAGCACGCATGTTCCAGGTATTTGCGTCCCCAAGGACATACGTCAACTTGCCCGTGTCGCAAGACTGTCACCCAGCCTCGCGCTACAAGCCCGTCGCGGTCATGTTTCACTCAGGGGGATTCCCTGAGGCCCCGCGGGCTCAGCGCGGCTTCATGCCCTTCGTGTCGAGCTGATATTTCTTCACCAGCCGCTCGATGGACTTGCGGTGCAGCCCGCTCTCCCGCGCGGCGCGGGAGAGGTTGCCCTCGCAGCGGGTGAGGACGCTGGTGACGTACTCGCGCTCGAAGTTCTCCAGCAGCTGCTCCTTCGCGTCCTTGAACGAGAGGTGCTCGTTGAAGGGCAGCGGTCCCTCGCGCGTCTGCCCGCGCACTCGCGGCGGGAGGTGTGCGGGCTGAATCTCCTCGCCCTCGCTGAACGTCAGCACGTGTGACAACACGTTCATCAGCTCGCGCACGTTGCCCGGCCACGGATAGGACATCAGCAGGCCCATCGCCTCCGGCGAGAAGCGCTTCTTGCCGTGCTTGAGCACCACCTCCGGGTCCGCCAGCGCCTCCTTCAAGATGAGCGGAATGTCATCCCGGCGCTGACGCAGCGGCGGCAGCTGAATCGTTATCACCGAGAGGCGGAAGTAGAGGTCCTCGCGGAAGTTCCCCGCCTGAATCTCCTTCATCAAGTCGCGGTTCGTCGCGGCGATGACCCGACAGCTCACCTCGATGACGTCGTTGCCGCCCACGCGCCGCACCTCGTGGTTCTCCAGCACCCGCAGCAGCTTGGGCTGGAGGTCCAGGCGCAGCTCGCCCAGTTCGTCCAGGAAGATGGTGCCGCCGTGCGCGCGCTCGAACGCACCGGGCCGTCCGCTCACCGCGCCCGTGAAGGCGCCCTTCTCGTGGCCAAACAGCTCGCTCTCGATGAGGTTGGGCGGGATGGCGCCGCAGTCCAGCACCTCCATGGGCGACTTGTTGCGGCCCGACAGCTCATGGATGGCTCGCGCCACCAGCTCCTTCCCCGTGCCCGTCTCGCCTTGGATGATGACGGACACATCCAGCGGGGCGATCTTCTTGATGAGCCCGAAAATCTGCCGCATCTTCACGCTCTGCCCCACCATCCCGCACAGCTCGCCGTCACGGTCGGGCTCGATGGTGACTTCCTCGTCGAGCGGCGCGAAGGTCAGCACGGACGAGCCCGCTCGAATCTGCGAGCCCGGTGAGAGATAGGCGCGCTCAATCCTGCGCCCATCCAGGAACGTCCCGTTGGTGGAGCCCAAATCCACCAGCAGATAGCCCCGCTCGGTGAACTGGATTTCAAAGTGGTGGCGGCTCGCGGTGCGGTCCTCCACCAGCACCAGGTCATTGCCCGGATGCGCGCCACAGCGCAGGCGCTCCTTGTCGCTGACGACCGAGCGCCCCGTGTCCGGCCCGGAGGCCACCGCGAGGCGACACTTGTGCAGCTTCACCGTGGTGCGTGGGTCCACCACGAGCGTCTCCCCCAACAACGGGGAGTGGGCGAGGTCAAGCCCGGCGGCCTCTCCGGGGCTGGTGTGGATGTCGTCGGGATGCGGATCTGTCGCGCTCATCTCGTCACGAGGATAGCAAACGCGCCCCACACGGCCCGCTGTCGTCCAACGGCCCGTGCTACGCTTGAAGTCTCCCGCCCATGTCCCCCCGAAAAATCCAGAAGAAGGCCCCGGCCATGCCTGGGTCCCCGGCACCCGAGCGTCCCGCGCCGCGCCGCCCACGCACGAAGAAGACGGTGGCCATCCTGTCCCGGAAGCGCTCGCTCTACTCGACGCGCCGGCTGGTATCCGCCATTCGCGAGCGAGGCCATCGTCCCCTGGTGCTGGACACACTGCGTTGTTGCCTGCTGCTCGCCCAGGGCGCGCCGCGCATGACGTACCGCGGGGTGGAGATTCGCGGGGTGGACGTCGTGGTGCCTCGCATCGGCGCGTCCATCACCGCCTACGGGCTGGCGGTGGTGAATCACTTCGAGATGATGGGCGTGCCGGTGCTCAACCCGCCGACGTCCATCGCACGCAGCCGGGACAAGCTGCGCGCGCTCCAGTTCCTGTCGGGCTCCGGCCTGGACATTCCTCGCACCGTCATGGCGCATGACCGCAGCAACGTGCGCCGGCTGGTGGAGGAGGTGGGTGGCCTGCCCGTCATCATCAAGCTCATCAAGGGCACGCAGGGCGTGGGCGTGATGATTGCGCACACGCTGCCCGAGGTGCAGACCATCCTGGATACGTTCTGGGACCTGGGGCAGGAAATCGTGCTGCAGGAGTTCGTCGCGGAGAGCGAGGGCCGCGATGTCCGGGCGCTCGTGGTGGGCAGGCGTGTGGTGGGCGCCATGCGACGCAAGGCGAAGAAGGGCGAGTTCCGCTCCAACATCCACCGCGGCGGTGAAGGGCAGGCAATCGAGCTTCCTCCCGCGTACATGGAGGCCGCCGTGCGGGCCGCGACCATCGTCGGCCTGGAGGTGGCGGGCGTGGACATGCTGGAGGGCCATGCGGGACCCAGGTTGATGGAAATCAATTCCAGCCCCGGCTTCGAGGGACTGGAGCGCGCGACGGGCCAGGACATCGCGGGAGAAATCATCGAGCACGCGCTGACTTACGCCGAGCTGAAGGCGAGTGCTCCGCGCCTGTCGCGCACGTGAGCAACGACGGCCTCGCGAGGTTGGCCGCATGCCTTGAAGCAAGCGAGCAGCCTGGGCCGAAGGTGCCTTGCATGCTCCTCAGGAACACAGGAATGGATTTCGCGCTCGCGTGTCATGGGGAGTTGGCAGCGGCGCGGCGTGGCCTCTAATCTGGCGGCCCCGAATGAAAACGCCGCACAAGCCGCTGCAGGTTACCGTCTACCAGGATGTGCTGTGTTCCTGGTGCTATCTCGCCGACCTGCGCCTGGATGTCTTGCGCCAGGAGCTGGGCGAAGCCGTGCGTTGGAGCGTGAGGCCGTATCCGCTTCGTCTGCACGACGTGCTTCCCACGGAGCGCGAGAAGCGCGGGCTCGTGGAGGAAGTGCAGCGCGCGCAACGCGAGTCGGACGCGACGGCGCCGCTGCTATCCACGGACCTGTGGTTGGGAGGAGACCCGCCGCGCAGCAGCGTGCCGGCGCTGGCGGCGCTGGAGGCCGCGCGACTGCAAGGGCCGCAGGCGCGGGCGTTCCTCGCGCGAGCCATGCAGCGCGCCGCGCTGGAGCAAGGCGTCAACGTGTCGCGCACGGATGTCGTGTTCGAGCTGGCCTCGCGCGTGGGCCTGGCGATGAACGAGTTCTCCGCGGCGTTCCGTTCCGAGGAGACGCGGCGGCTCATCCTCGACGAGCACCGCGATGCGACCGCGCGCGGCGTGCGCGGTGTGCCCACGCTGGTCATCGGCGGGCGGTGGATGCTCTGCGGCCTGCGCGAGTTGACCGAGTACCGCGAGCACATCCTGGCCTGCATGGGCCGGGTGGCCGCACCGCGCTCGGGTTCCTCCGAGCGACTGGTGCACTGAAGAGCGACTCCCCGGCGCCCGCACGATTCCTGGGGCGCCGAGGCACGACGCGACGTCAGGACTCCCGTTGCTCGCCCCGGCTGAGCGACAGGTAGAGGCCCGCGAAGAGCAGGTAGAAGAACCCCATGGCGGGAATCACGGGCAGGCAGCAGAGGAAGACGCTCACCATGAGGATGAGGGTGGCCAGGAAGGCGGCCCCGAACATCGACAGGCGCTGCCCCTTCACATAGCCGAAGCACTTGCGGATGGTGTCGATGACCTTGGGGTTCTCGGTGTCCGCGAGCGCGACGGAGACGAGCGCCAGCGGCATGCCAATCCAGATGCTCGGGACGGCGACAATCAGGACACAGAGCCCCACCGCCACCAACAACACGGAGGCCTGGGTCATCTCCATGAGCTGCTTGACGTCACTCACCGAGCTCAGGTCGGACACACTGATGCCCGCCACGGCCACGAAGGCGCCGACCATCACGGCGAAGCACAGCAGGATGATGGGGAGGAAGATGGCGACCGCCAGCAGGTTGCTGACGACATAGGCCCCCACCTTGTTGACCTGGCTGAACAGGCGGCCCACGTCCGCGCGCTGTCCCTGAATCACATCCAGGCAGACACGCATCATCCCCATGATGGCGACGCCCTGCACCACCCACGAGAGCACCGTGCCCAGCAAGATGAACACGACGCTCGCGGCGCCGCCCATCTTCTCACCGACGAGCTTCAGCACCTCGGAGACGGCACCACCGAGCATGACGCCCATCAAGAACAGCAGGGCGCAGACGGTCAACATCACCCACTCGCGCTTGAACGCCGCCCAGCTCACCTCGAAGAGGCCACCGATGGTCCAGTTGTTGCGGTCCATCGGGAAGGCGCGGCCCTGCCCGTCCCGCTCCCGGCAGGTGGGGCACTGCGACTGGGTGCCCTGCTCCCCGCAGATGTCGCACATGAAATTGCCGCAGCGCGTACAGGTCCGCTGAGCGAGGTTCTCCGGATGAAGCGGGCACGTTGCCCCTCTCCCCCAACCAGCATTCGACTCCATGAAGGTGCCCTCTCCTCGCGCGACGGGTCCGGCATGCCCCGGCCTTCGAGTCGCGCCTCTGGCGCACCTACACCATCCCGTGCGCTGTCCACCAGGGCACAGTCCCCTAAACAGCGAGCAGGCGGGCGAGAAGCTCCGGGGTGAATTTTCCTCCGGACCCGGCGTCAGAGGGCCCGTGGTCGCGAAGTGGGACTGGCTGATGGTGCCCTTCGCACGGGAGACTCGTCACATGCGCCGACTGCTCGCACTCGCCATCCCTCTCGCCCTGATGATGGGGACGGGTTGCTACGCCCACTACCATGGCCCCGCACGACACGGCGGCGGCGGCGTGGTGGTGGACTACAGCTATTCGGGTGACCACCCCGTTCCGGACGATGATGGCGGCGGCTGGTGCCCGTACACCCACGTCCACTCGCACGGCTACCGCCCGTCGACCACGTACTACACCTACACCGACGACGTGTATTACTACCGAGGCCCCACGCTGGTCTGGTACTGGGACTTCCACCTGGACCCGCACGGCTCCTCGTGCCACCAGCACGGGCGTCACTCGCACGACTACTACCCGAGCTCCGGCCGGGCGTATCGCTGGGAGCGCAGCCGCGGGTACGTGTTCGACCGGACCCATGGCGCCTCCGCGGGCTACGGCTACTCCCGTGGCCGCTCGCAGCAGCCGTCGCGTCGCCACGTCTCCCGCGACGATGACGGCCCGACGAACCGTCCTCCTCCCTCCGGCA is part of the Myxococcus landrumus genome and encodes:
- a CDS encoding ATP-grasp domain-containing protein produces the protein MSPRKIQKKAPAMPGSPAPERPAPRRPRTKKTVAILSRKRSLYSTRRLVSAIRERGHRPLVLDTLRCCLLLAQGAPRMTYRGVEIRGVDVVVPRIGASITAYGLAVVNHFEMMGVPVLNPPTSIARSRDKLRALQFLSGSGLDIPRTVMAHDRSNVRRLVEEVGGLPVIIKLIKGTQGVGVMIAHTLPEVQTILDTFWDLGQEIVLQEFVAESEGRDVRALVVGRRVVGAMRRKAKKGEFRSNIHRGGEGQAIELPPAYMEAAVRAATIVGLEVAGVDMLEGHAGPRLMEINSSPGFEGLERATGQDIAGEIIEHALTYAELKASAPRLSRT
- a CDS encoding DsbA family oxidoreductase, with translation MKTPHKPLQVTVYQDVLCSWCYLADLRLDVLRQELGEAVRWSVRPYPLRLHDVLPTEREKRGLVEEVQRAQRESDATAPLLSTDLWLGGDPPRSSVPALAALEAARLQGPQARAFLARAMQRAALEQGVNVSRTDVVFELASRVGLAMNEFSAAFRSEETRRLILDEHRDATARGVRGVPTLVIGGRWMLCGLRELTEYREHILACMGRVAAPRSGSSERLVH